One Gossypium hirsutum isolate 1008001.06 chromosome A11, Gossypium_hirsutum_v2.1, whole genome shotgun sequence genomic window carries:
- the LOC107923011 gene encoding probable E3 ubiquitin-protein ligase XERICO has product MGLSGLPAPSEGVLCVVQSILHIVGVASSSPSSDSVENPSESFEFSPTTCDSYMEEFRNRTPAMRFDAICSCKQPEYECSVCLTRFEPESEVNRLTCGHLFHKVCLEKWLDYQKVTCPDCRTPLLHEQEASCIW; this is encoded by the coding sequence ATGGGTCTCTCAGGTCTCCCAGCACCATCAGAAGGAGTGCTATGTGTAGTCCAATCAATCCTTCACATTGTCGGTGTTGCGTCTTCATCGCCATCCTCGGATTCTGTCGAAAATCCCTCGGAATCATTCGAATTCAGCCCTACAACTTGTGATAGTTACATGGAAGAGTTCCGGAATAGAACCCCAGCGATGAGGTTTGATGCTATATGTAGCTGCAAGCAACCTGAGTATGAATGTTCGGTTTGCCTAACTCGATTTGAGCCGGAATCGGAGGTTAATCGCTTGACCTGCGGCCATCTCTTTCACAAGGTGTGCTTGGAAAAGTGGTTGGATTATCAGAAGGTTACATGCCCGGATTGCCGGACGCCTCTGCTGCATGAACAAGAGGCTTCCTGCATTTGGTGA
- the LOC107924528 gene encoding ribonuclease E/G-like protein, chloroplastic, whose translation MLYFTELLHPTFMDVLEAWPRPRPPPRPCTLFSPRTPSCLIRSFSLLSPFPGHHIPLGSVFRFTLCAGNHNSLTRSPVMSAKKGLSTATFEGLYEVVWTVEADLAEGQLLYISGEPVALGCWKPETAILMSPTEHANIWMAEVKIACGVNFKYNYFIKGEKQPSSDITWRPGPQFSLSVPPRKKPERKIVVRDSWMSPKSETYPPHTWGSWIEEISTPIKPSVSQAEDEDKIMKHHESDLSESKPFLNDLIAMDEIEPSDMVAISDAEEGLYSTISERDQPVEEPWFLHSPLSCLSYGDGMEANSAKDEKTRLEANNQHDQITEKFLSEENSHVIFKDSVSTVILINSSICTMQRIAVLEDGKLVELLLEPVKSHVQCDSVYLGVVTKLVPHMGGAFVNIGSSRHSLMDIKHNREPSIFPPFRRRKKKQAKDFASGSLSEPSAANEIEPSSEDVVFFEDAAEDDFEDEDMQFMHNNSDGNDVGDDFDVLGVLKENVNGSVVDSGEVDADFEDLLDGEHHLEGNLIGASSLEMSNSCSVSHSQDIEGADENKWHHVRKGTKIIVQVVKEGLGTKGPTLTPYPKLRSRFWILLTCCDRIGVSKKITGVERTRLKVIAKTLQPQGFGLTVRTVATGRSLEELQKDLEGLLSTWKNIVEHAKSAALAADEGVEGATPVLLHRAMGQTLSVVQDYFNDNVNKMVVDSPRTYHEVTNYLQDIAPDLCDRVELYDKRIPLFDAFNIEEEINSILSKRVPLPNGGSLVIEQTEALVSIDVNGGHGMFGHGTSQEKATLDVNLAAAKQIARELRLRDIGGIIVVDFIDMADDSNKRLVYEEVKKAVERDRSMVKVSELSKHGLMEITRKRVRPSVTFMVSEPCTCCHGTGRVEALETSFSKIEQEIGRLLAVMKQKAHPENPKSWPRFILRVDQHMCNYLTSGKRTRLAILSSSLKVWILLKVARGFTRGAFELKPFTEEKADKNQHQVAISMLRTAEAGTSKSGKKLTLVPVKRAKVDRK comes from the exons ATGCTTTACTTCACTGAGCTCCTGCACCCCACTTTCATGGATGTCTTAGAAGCCTGGCCTCGGCCTCGGCCTCCGCCTCGCCCTTGCACTCTCTTCTCGCCACGAACTCCCTCGTGTCTGATTCGCTCCTTTAGTTTATTATCACC GTTTCCTGGCCATCACATACCCCTTGGGAGTGTGTTCAGATTTACTCTGTGTGCTGGAAATCATAATTCTTTGACAAGATCCCCAGTTATGTCTGCAAAGAAAG gTCTGTCAACTGCCACTTTTGAAGGACTATATGAGGTAGTTTGGACTGTGGAAGCAGATTTGGCAGAAGGTCAACTCCTCTACATTAGTGGGGAACCTGTTGCCTTAGGCTGCTGGAAACCAGAGACCGCAATCCTAATGTCTCCTACTGAACATGCAAACATATGGATGGCTGAAGTCAAG ATAGCTTGTGGTGTAAATTTCAAgtataattatttcataaaagGAGAAAAGCAGCCTTCATCTGACATCACTTGGAGACCTGGGCCACAATTTTCTTTGTCAGTTCCTCCACGTAAGAAACCAGAAAGAAAAATCGTGGTGAGAGATTCATGGATGAGTCCTAAATCTGAAACCTATCCACCGCATACTTGGGGGTCGTGGATTGAGGAAATTAGTACTCCAATAAAACCTTCAGTCTCTCAAGCTGAAG ATGAAGATAAGATTATGAAACATCATGAAAGTGATCTAAGCGAATCGAAGCCCTTCTTGAATGACCTTATAGCCATGGATGAAATAGAACCAAGTGATATGGTTGCAATTAGTGATGCAGAGGAGGGATTATATTCTACTATTTCTGAAAGAGACCAGCCTGTTGAGGAACCTTGGTTTTTGCATTCACCTCTGTCCTGTCTCAGTTATGGGGATGGTATGGAGGCCAACAGTGCCAAAGATGAGAAAACCAGGTTGGAAGCAAATAATCAGCATGACCAAATTACTGAGAAGTTTTTGTCCGAAGAAAACAGCCATGTAATTTTCAAGGACTCTGTATCTACTGTTATTTTGATTAATTCTTCGATATGTACCATGCAAAGGATTGCTGTACTGGAAGATGGTAAACTGGTTGAGTTGTTACTTGAACCAGTTAAAAGCCATGTACAGTGTGATAGTGTATATTTAGGAGTAGTTACAAAACTTGTTCCCCATATGGGCGGTGCATTTGTAAATATTGGAAGTTCAAGACACTCTCTTATGGACATAAAGCACAACAGAGAACCATCCATATTCCCTCCATTTCGTCGAAGGAAAAAGAAACAAGCCAAAGATTTTGCTTCTGGCAGTCTTAGTGAGCCTTCCGCAGCAAATGAAATTGAACCTTCCTCCGAAGATGTTGTTTTCTTTGAAGATGCTGCAGAAGATGACTTTGAGGACGAGGATATGCAATTTATGCATAATAACTCTGATGGTAATGATGTTGgtgatgattttgatgttttaggagTTCTTAAAGAGAACGTGAATGGTAGTGTAGTTGATTCTGGTGAAGTGGATGCTGATTTTGAAGATTTGTTAGATGGAGAGCACCACCTAGAAGGAAATCTTATTGGTGCCTCTTCTTTAGAAATGTCTAATAGCTGTTCTGTGTCACATTCCCAAGATATAGAGGGTGCTGATGAAAACAAGTGGCACCATGTTCGAAAGGGCACCAAAATAATTGTGCAAGTTGTGAAAGAAGGATTGGGTACAAAAGGTCCCACTCTGACTCCTTATCCAAAATTAAGAAGCAGATTCTGG ATATTACTCACTTGTTGCGACAGAATTGGAGTCTCAAAAAAGATAACTGGTGTTGAGCGTACACGCCTGAAAGTCATAGCAAAAACTTTGCAGCCGCAGGGGTTTGGTCTAACTGTAAGGACTGTTGCCACTGGACGTTCTTTGGAGGAGCTGCAGAAAGACTTGGAAGGTTTGCTTTCGACTTGGAAAAATATAGTAGAACATGCTAAATCTGCAGCTCTTGCAGCAGATGAAGGTGTAGAAGGGGCAACTCCTGTTTTGCTGCATAGAGCAATGGGTCAAACACTCTCAGTTGTTCAGGATTACTTTAATGATAAT GTTAACAAAATGGTAGTTGACTCGCCAAGAACATATCATGAG GTTACCAACTATCTTCAGGATATAGCTCCTGATCTTTGTGATCGAGTAGAGTTATACGATAAAAGAATTCCCCTTTTTGATGCATTCAACATTGAGGAAGAGATCAACAGTATCCTTAGCAAAAG GGTTCCACTACCAAATGGAGGTTCCTTGGTGATTGAACAAACAGAGGCCTTAGTCTCAATTGATGTGAATGGAGGACATGGGATGTTTGGTCATGGAACATCACAGGAAAAAGCCACTTTGGATGTCAATCTTGCTGCTGCAAAACAA ATTGCTAGGGAGTTACGGCTTAGGGATATTGGTGGCATTATTGTAGTGGATTTTATTGATATGGCAGACGACT CAAACAAGAGATTAGTATATGAAGAAGTTAAGAAAGCAGTTGAGAGAGACCGATCAATGGTGAAAGTCTCTGAATTATCGAAACATGGGCTCATGGAAATAACAAGAAAGAGG GTTCGGCCTAGTGTCACATTTATGGTTAGTGAACCATGCACTTGTTGTCATGGTACGGGGAGGGTTGAAGCTTTGGAGACCTCCTTTTCAAAAATTGAACAAGAAATTGGTCGATTACtt GCGGTGATGAAACAGAAGGCACACCCTGAAAACCCAAAATCTTGGCCAAGATTTATCCTGAGGGTTGACCAACACATGTGCAATTACTTAACTTCGGGGAAAAGGACAAGACTTGCAATTTTGAGTAGTTCCCTGAAAGTTTGGATTCTTTTGAAG GTTGCACGAGGTTTCACCCGGGGAGCATTTGAGTTGAAACCATTTACAGAAGAGAAAGCAGACAAAAACCAGCATCAAGTTGCTATATCAATGCTACGAACAGCAGAAGCCGGAACTAGCAAATCTGGGAAGAAACTGACGCTTGTTCCAGTTAAGAGGGCCAAGGTTGATAGAAAATAA